The Culex pipiens pallens isolate TS unplaced genomic scaffold, TS_CPP_V2 Cpp_Un0089, whole genome shotgun sequence genome window below encodes:
- the LOC120430469 gene encoding LOW QUALITY PROTEIN: uncharacterized protein LOC120430469 (The sequence of the model RefSeq protein was modified relative to this genomic sequence to represent the inferred CDS: substituted 1 base at 1 genomic stop codon), translating into FLKHLEPFFRLTNMGYDYLALKSLTLRWSVAGFRNQIGVGKESNIYTVGDEEGNPLCLKLHRLGRVCFRNVKVKRDYHGKRHKMSWLYLSRISATREYAYMKALYDRGFPVPRPVDFNRHCVIMELVDGYXRTWPRWAIFKQLYDGLMNLIVRLGNCGVIRGDFNEFNVMITEEDQRPILIYFPQMVSTSHPNAEMYFDRDVQGVRDLFRKKFGYESEEHSKFSDLEREDELDREVLCSGYGFTQEMEEDLHKEYHQEGGTEEGGNLFTCSAQTCSRASASFDMAVLAMMEQQFSSAITIAEVLHQFSQRCSRRLRFNSTVCRHRSTKSPQTSACHTLIGGCQQQSFLGRRVVIGRRCIQSLRRFTLQVRRAGSSSAKHTSSVRRESASALRIRLTQRFSCNGHVGRVLTTIHQGPVVTSSAHTAIQAKSSPSAPEKDIRLQTAAVRRQFSRVRPDPEHSNTITVVSSSEFNRLPAAASTAAHQTGGTDLAFVSSASSRFICSAVSNSARYCRDEDPAAKH; encoded by the exons tttttgaaacatttggaaCCGTTTTTCCGGTTGACCAACATGGGCTACGACTACCTGGCGCTGAAGTCGCTGACGCTGCGCTGGTCGGTCGCCGGGTTTAGGAACCAGATTGGGGTGGGCAAGGAGAGTAACATCTACACGGTGGGGGATGAGGAGGGCAATCCGTTGTGCTTGAAGTTGCACCGGTTGGGACGGGTTTGCTTCCGGAACGTGAAGGTGAAGCGGGACTATCACGGGAAGCGGCACAAGATGAGTTGGTTGTATTTGTCGCGGATTTCGGCGACGCGGGAGTATGCGTACATGAAGGCGTTGTACGATCGCGGGTTTCCGGTGCCGCGTCCGGTGGACTTTAACCGGCACTGCGTAATTATGGAGCTGGTTGATGGGTACTGACGAACGTGGCCGAGGTGGGCAATTTTTAAGCAGTTGTACGATGGTTTGATGAACTTGATTGTGCGGTTGGGGAATTGCGGAGTTATTCGCGGAGATTTCAACGAGTTCAACGTGATGATCACGGAGGAGGACCAGCGGCCGATCTTGATCTATTTTCCCCAGATGGTGTCGACGTCGCATCCGAACGCGGAGATGTACTTTGATCGGGACGTGCAGGGCGTTCGGGATCTGTTCCGGAAGAAATTTGGGTATGAAAGTGAAGAACATTCCAAGTTTAGCGATCTGGAGCGGGAGGATGAGCTGGACCGGGAGGTTCTCTGCTCTGGGTACGGATTTACGCAGGAGATGGAGGAGGATCTGCACAAGGAGTATCACCAGGAGGGAGGTACCGAGGAAGGAGGAAACTTATTTAC CTGTTCGGCACAGACGTGTAGCAGGGCATCGGCGAGCTTTGATATGGCAGTATTGGCGATGATGGAGCAGCAGTTCAGTTCGGCGATTACGATCGCTGAAGTTCTACACCAGTTCAGCCAGCGGTGCAGTCGGCGTTTGCGGTTCAACAGCACAGTTTGCCGGCACAGATCCACCAAGTCGCCGCAGACATCAGCATGCCACACGCTGATTGGAGGTTGCCAGCAGCAAAGCTTTTTGGGGCGGCGCGTCGTGATCGGACGG AGATGCATTCAGTCGCTCAGGCGTTTTACACTGCAGGTTCGCAGAGCTGGCAGCTCATCAGCCAAACATACCAGTTCCGTTCGTCGCGAGTCAGCGAGCGCGCTACGCATCCGACTAACTCAGAGATTCAGCTGCAACGGACACGTCGGCCGCGTGTTAACGACCATCCACCAGGGCCCGGTGGTAACGTCGTCAGCGCACACGGCAATTCAAGCGAAGTCTTCTCCTAGTGCACCGGAGAAAGACATCCGACTACAGACGGCGGCAGTCCGCCGACAGTTCAGCAGAGTTCGTCCAGATCCAGAGCACAGCAACACGATCACGGTCGTGTCGAGCTCGGAGTTCAACCGTCTCCCCGCAGCTGCATCTACAGCAGCTCATCAGACCGGAGGCACAGACCTTGCCTTCGTCAGCTCAGCGAGCAGCCGCTTCATCTGCTCCGCCGTCAGCAACTCTGCGCGTTATTGCAGAGACGAGGATCCAGCCGCAAAGCACTAG